The genomic segment ccgctcctgactgtttatgtagtgtgtgttgtgtgcaattaaaattgaggggcagtgactgcaatgagctgCACCgccatgccatgccccccaggtgttgtttgtgtgttgtgtttcttgtgttttggtgtcttggtgcaattaaaactgagaggcgagcagccacggggtgcctccaaggagaccactgaatggtctcctccgttccacccctcaTGGCCCCatgcctcccaactccctacgtgtgtgtgtgtgtgagacagagagagcgggaagtaagaggggtccggggatgtgtgtccagagggaagtttgcttccctctggatgatgagcccttagtggcattaggcacccctgctccccaggaggcccctccggggcaagacaggccaggagaggccgtcccccacgaccgggccacccagggaccgcagccagtgagccgccacccaccccagaaagttcccaccctcccacacccctaacggggaatgagaggatggggacagcggcagacccacggcccaccaccccccagGCCCAAcattaaaccatgttgacatgtccacacatacctgaagccagaacctgcaggtgtgcaggaccacaaggcatggagatagttgtctggtgtgttttcattgcagtgtgtgcagatgtttgattgtgacagacccatcctgaacaacctttgtcctgtataatgagttctatgcagaattttgaattgtattagttgcatatttgaatttttagtcattttaaaggtgtttaaacatatttgtgaccatttatctttattaaagttactggataagtcaccctcccattttgaagttggaagacagattgagtcttctagtttagataatagtctatatgtttttattaatagcTTGgtgcattgagattcatgaattctgccaccctaaaaggtagctgtaagtttaattgattaatggtatattttttacatataatagatttaagctggtgatattctaaaaatgttttgctactgattccatattgtgaagtgagaatattaaatgataaaaagtttccattttctattgtatgttctaactgttttattcctttatttttccattgagtaaaattgataagctttttattttgcaggatgtcagggttgttccagaggggtgtaaacttacatggaaaaagtgaggatttggttatttttagaaaatcccaccaagccactaaagaggaactgatattgatgcttttaaaacacttatgtgttttgatggttgagctgatgaatggcagatcagagataaacacatcctcacacaatgcttgctctacatctaaccatatttcatccagactgctaggtttaagccatttggagatatactgcagcttgttagccaagaaaacattttttaaataaaggttttatgattttctttattttaaaacctaaaaacagaaataaaaatgtggttctacaaaaataaatatcctatggtggctcttcattaaaaatatatattaagtttcctttttgaaaagtctggtaacatttgcagctctaaaggagttttatttagctggctgagggaaaaatgtctctttggattggaaaggctgcagacccctgaactaaacacataaacaggtttagcagcagttttctctttaaacagcaacagttaaaatatttctacatatatatttataaaatcacatatttatgagaaagaaggatgaaatgttcaggatttactaactaaaaggtaaaaagtcagcaggatgaatttaaagctgtgaagctgcttccttctaaacacagaaggaacaatatgtgatgaatatcagcatcaggtgaacagacagaaagcaggatgagaatctcacagcttctagatggtgaggaaagagaaatattcacaatatgcacaataacttccatcaaTGCACCTTCATGAAGGTGCAttgatggaagttattgtgatcagtgtttcattatctagatttctggatataaattctctaaactttcatttttagcttgactgcacctgcagcctccgctaccgggagttaagggttaacatctcgtttccgggtgtaacgtcaggtctgtagatgtaaatataaacatgtgtggtatccacagaaagtccagaatctcagctaccagcacagtaaaaccatttctatcaccaacaaacacagttaagacaacaataattcaaagagcagctgcataaagtctgaaaaatacataaacacagatgatgtttccccatgaacacgaacaaacggctcctctactgaaagctcacatctcacagattccacagctggaagtttcatctcgctacgaccaagattcaccgaaccagaggcagaagaagacccgatttatgctgcacgtttgtaaaagtcagaaaacatgtcttacctttgctgtcttgcataaattaaaaccacatttattaaaaaaaaaaaaagtttctcatggtcttttgggagcagtttcccatccaaaaatcaggatgttctgccatctgcatgggtttagacaaagagaaaagtcggttcttcttcttctttcttaagttccagacagaaaacgtctcttcattttaataaacccgctctctcctgattacatcgaacgcaccgctgcagcagggaagagagccatggacgccatgtttctgtcatcaaagtcagcggccagaaaaaaaaacacaacaacaacaaaaacaaatgaaaaagtaacGTAACGTAACGagaaattaaaaagattatTGGCATTAATAAAACGTTGTGTTAACACgtgattaacgcgttaacgtgcccagcactaacaaaaagaaaattaaaaaatgtgcataaCCACTTACATCCAAtttatctcatttatttatttggataaTTTACTCGGAGAGGGAAATTCATcaattaatttagtttgaatGGCAACTCTTCCTTTTCACTGGAAATATCCAGAAACATAAGACATCGATGTGTGAGGGTAATATTTGGTGATTATAGGTCCTCAAATAACTTAATCCCTTTGTTTCTACCAACATCTTTTGTCTGAGTACTTTTCACCAAATCTCTTTTAAGCATCAGAAACTTCTTACCAATGTTACTTTGTTTAAGATGTAAAAGGCAAAACTCCTGAGttgaaacatggaaataatgaAGAGGTTTAAAATACAgttggacacatttttatggatttttaatgtcatcaaaTGTTGAGGACTCAAATGGTACCAATTTCATAGAATAATCCagttacatgccctctactggctggtggtggaactgcagtttgttaaatactaCCTTCTCCTGACTGAATATACTCTTTTCCAGGACATAAAATACTGCTTTCATCTGCAAACAGGGTTAGTTTCATGTATCTGAGACTTTCCACATATAATTTATGTAGAGAATAAAGAGCTTTGGCCCCAACAcggacccctgggggactccacaaacAAGGTCCAAACAATGTGATTGTGTTCACCAATCATCACATACTGCTGCCTTTTAGTTAAACAGCTCTGAATCCATGTCAGCACAAGCCCTCGTATCCCACACCGCTCCAATTTATTCATCAAACACCATGATCAATAGTGTGGAAGGCTTTCTGAGGTCAATAAATAAGCTGCTGCAGAGAGTTTCTGATCTATACAGTTAGTAATTTCCTCTATTAAATGCGTCATCACCAGAGATGCTGATCTGTTGCTTCTAAATCCGAACTGACAGTCTGATCACATATTAGTTTGTCAATAAAGTTATCCAGTCTTTTTATAAAGAACTTTTCCAGGATTTTAGAAAACTGTGAAAGCCATGAAACGGGCTGTAGTTTGTAAACTGGTGTTTGTCTCCTGAACGACGGtaaaactttttctattttcattttactggaaATGTTCCTGTATGAAAGGATAAACTGCAGATGTGTGTTAACGGTTTAGAAATTCCCAGAATAACCTCTGTGAGTGTTACCATGTCACTTTCATTCCAGTCTGCTGGTGTCTTATTCCTGCATTTACTTACTATATTTATTATCTCATTTCCTTGgactttacatgtaaacatggagctaacgtttcctgctattgtttcttcatcatcatcttcaggcaccactttcattcatttctctgcagctttggtCCAACGGTAACAAAGAACTCATTAaagctgctgcttgtgtttatgttgctcgtttttttaccattttcagtaaaataatcagaaaatgatGTTTCCTTAGACCCATAGTTAATAACaccatttaatattttcctaatctcttttatgttgcttttattttcctctaatattttacaataataattgTTCTAGCATGTTCTCATTATggtgcttcatttttttttttattcttcttatatTTTACTTCTGCTTTCATTGTTCTACATTTGATAAAGTTAGAACAgctttatatttgttctttattataaaaactaaacagcctggtttatttatcttattcttcaccatcatcatcatcatcatcatcatcatcatcatcatcatcaccaagaaaaagattaaagatgagtgacaacagagaaaatgttttaatgatttaataaacgaaacaaaataatgaaacatgatgaaaaacattaaaacttctaaaataaaattccaatgagtaactagaataaaataaaataaaaaataaaatgaaatttgtgataaaatattaaaaccacatgaataggaataaaagagaaattacatcatatttatttttcattaaacatcaaatattttcacaaaaagtctaaaataatctgaataaaaataaagataaaatttatatgtgaaagttttaatgaaaattctttaaattctacatttcaagtagaaagtcaaacatttgtggtgaaaagtgaagcaaaacatgtgacgtgaaaatgaatctttaattcaacatgtgaaaatgtgagaaagtccaaataaagacagaatgaagcaaacaaactaagagtgaaacactgggaggattttcatttccagcatcatgaagtggaactaactgcagctgacatgaagtgaacacaacatcctgatattcagtgtgaagctttgactggaaacaacatgtggatcctggaagaagcacagcttccatctttaaaggactggaagaggaagaagtttccaaggaaccatttagaagagtttcacacacaaactgattaaatccatgaatctgaaaagatgtttctgagtgaaagagacagacatgtacagactgaactatctgttcaccagtcagagtttctctgctaccatcacactctttacactcaacacacacacacccaggaaccagacctgcaaccagaccagaacccaaatccagcatagagaggatgagtgaatgtggtgatgaaggtgtggaggtggatcagtgagtcagaggagactctgtagaaggacagagagccagcaggacagtccacatacactgctactctgttagagacagaggaggaggaggagatgggtgtttttcttttattgtgtaACACAGAGTAACCTTCATCATCAGAGCATgtcagactccaggactgatcattcAATCCAAACCAACAGTCTCTGATGTCTCCTCTCCTTCTGATTTCTTTGTAACTCACTGATATAGAaacgtctcctctccactcgacctcccagtagcagcgaccagtcagaacattttcacacagcagctgaggaaaCCAGTTATCatcaaatctgtctggatgatcaggatatgactgaagctcctccacatgtgtcaccttcctgttgttgtcagacagtttgagttttctgttcactgtgttcatgtggatggtgagtggacaggaatctgatggagagaacaaacacaatccagctgcagttattgatctattgacactttgatgctgactgatgaataagtgatgggacagtgtgaagatggttgaatgtgatgaatccaatgaaaaacacacttacacttcctcagacctcctggtctcaaccatggttctccagcaggctccaccctgaaaggaggagggggtcagagcatgctaacatggacattacatggctctcatacacactttgttctacactgagaaaggaacagtccaacatctggacacgtccacctgattggagcatctccagactagaaggagcagaatcaggaagctgattggtccacacccacaccaacaaaactgctttgtggaagtcccagtttcttctttcaaccatcttctccttttcatctcttcacagatgaagaactctgcagaaactcctgatctaaccaagagctgcatcttctctctgccctgaagtcttattaatcagcttctgacaataatctcctcctccagattggctcagattctttgttgtgaatcagctg from the Melanotaenia boesemani isolate fMelBoe1 chromosome 2, fMelBoe1.pri, whole genome shotgun sequence genome contains:
- the LOC121648862 gene encoding stonustoxin subunit beta-like translates to DLSNNDLQDSGVKKLCDGLKSPDCKMKTLSLSGCLITEEGCASLASALTSNPSHLRELDLRYNHPGDSGVKLLMAALKVNRKLKLSDNNRKVTHVEELQSYPDHPDRFDDNWFPQLLCENVLTGRCYWEVEWRGDVSISVSYKEIRRRGDIRDCWFGLNDQSWSLTCSDDEGYSVLHNKRKTPISSSSSVSNRVAVYVDCPAGSLSFYRVSSDSLIHLHTFITTFTHPLYA